One stretch of Molothrus aeneus isolate 106 chromosome 2, BPBGC_Maene_1.0, whole genome shotgun sequence DNA includes these proteins:
- the PIANP gene encoding PILR alpha-associated neural protein isoform X1: protein MEPSACRMPPLLSRIHSLQLWHLLLVVLAVPPPGTWSLRSRGPAAPRPLCTRRSPSAPRSICIWERTSQPERDSRSDSGSDSRSAVPRQRALPVRGAELRHVVRLRRQAAGARPATPSGFEDGMPSSQYPWAIVWGPTVSDEDGGDTNSANPGFPPLGYTFVSPHGMATAQPNSHSLLHNAGLNLRETPATLRPFLFGPRGEGVDPQLYVTITISIIIVLVATGIIFKFCWDRNQKRRRHSGQQSSGRQQESQQPLTDLSPTTVSILGPYGDPLTPTPETEESRQGQEGAEKLGGHGKNAAFQLNRIPLVNL, encoded by the exons ATGGAGCCCAGTGCCTG CAGGATGCCTCCACTCCTCTCCCGCATCcactccctgcagctgtggcatCTCCTCCTCGTCGTCTTGGCCGTCCCTCCTCCTGGCACATGGTCTCTTCGCTCTCGGGGCCCCGCAGCCCCTCGGCCTCTTTGCACCCGCCGCAGCCCCTCGGCCCCACGGTCCATTTGCATCTGGGAAAGGACCTCACAGCCGGAGCGGGATTCCCGCTCGGATTCCGGCTCGGATTCCCGCTCGGCCGTGCCGCGCCAGCGGGCGCTGCCCGTGCGGGGAGCGGAGCTGCGGCACGTGGTGCGGCTGAGGCGCCAGGCCGCGGGCGCCCGGCCCGCCACGCCCTCGGGCTTCGAGGACGGCATGCCCTCCTCCCAGTACCCCTGGGCCATCGTGTGGGGTCCCACGGTGTCGGATGAGGACGGAGGGGACACAAACTCAGCCAACCCGGGCTTCCCGCCGCTGGGATACACCTTCGTCTCGCCGCACGGGATGGCGACGGCGCAGCCCAACTCCCACTCGCTCCTGCACAACGCGGGGCTCAACCTGCGCGAGACCCCGGCCACCCTGCGGCCCTTCCTGTTCGGGCCCCGGGGGGAAG GTGTGGACCCCCAGCTGTACGTCACCATCACCATCTCCATAATCATTGTCCTGGTTGCCACTGGAATCATATTCAAGTTCTG CTGGGACCGAAATCAGAAGCGCCGGCGTCACTcggggcagcagagcagtgggaggcagcaggagagccAGCAGCCCCTCACAGACCTCTCCCCCACCACCGTCAGCATCCTGGGGCCCTACGGCGACCCCCTGACCCCCACACCTGAGACGGAGGAgtccaggcagggccaggagggtgCAGAGAAACTGGGTGGCCACGGGAAGAATGCAGCATTCCAGCTCAACCG AATCCCACTGGTGAACCTGTGA
- the PIANP gene encoding PILR alpha-associated neural protein isoform X2, protein MEPSAWMPPLLSRIHSLQLWHLLLVVLAVPPPGTWSLRSRGPAAPRPLCTRRSPSAPRSICIWERTSQPERDSRSDSGSDSRSAVPRQRALPVRGAELRHVVRLRRQAAGARPATPSGFEDGMPSSQYPWAIVWGPTVSDEDGGDTNSANPGFPPLGYTFVSPHGMATAQPNSHSLLHNAGLNLRETPATLRPFLFGPRGEGVDPQLYVTITISIIIVLVATGIIFKFCWDRNQKRRRHSGQQSSGRQQESQQPLTDLSPTTVSILGPYGDPLTPTPETEESRQGQEGAEKLGGHGKNAAFQLNRIPLVNL, encoded by the exons ATGGAGCCCAGTGCCTG GATGCCTCCACTCCTCTCCCGCATCcactccctgcagctgtggcatCTCCTCCTCGTCGTCTTGGCCGTCCCTCCTCCTGGCACATGGTCTCTTCGCTCTCGGGGCCCCGCAGCCCCTCGGCCTCTTTGCACCCGCCGCAGCCCCTCGGCCCCACGGTCCATTTGCATCTGGGAAAGGACCTCACAGCCGGAGCGGGATTCCCGCTCGGATTCCGGCTCGGATTCCCGCTCGGCCGTGCCGCGCCAGCGGGCGCTGCCCGTGCGGGGAGCGGAGCTGCGGCACGTGGTGCGGCTGAGGCGCCAGGCCGCGGGCGCCCGGCCCGCCACGCCCTCGGGCTTCGAGGACGGCATGCCCTCCTCCCAGTACCCCTGGGCCATCGTGTGGGGTCCCACGGTGTCGGATGAGGACGGAGGGGACACAAACTCAGCCAACCCGGGCTTCCCGCCGCTGGGATACACCTTCGTCTCGCCGCACGGGATGGCGACGGCGCAGCCCAACTCCCACTCGCTCCTGCACAACGCGGGGCTCAACCTGCGCGAGACCCCGGCCACCCTGCGGCCCTTCCTGTTCGGGCCCCGGGGGGAAG GTGTGGACCCCCAGCTGTACGTCACCATCACCATCTCCATAATCATTGTCCTGGTTGCCACTGGAATCATATTCAAGTTCTG CTGGGACCGAAATCAGAAGCGCCGGCGTCACTcggggcagcagagcagtgggaggcagcaggagagccAGCAGCCCCTCACAGACCTCTCCCCCACCACCGTCAGCATCCTGGGGCCCTACGGCGACCCCCTGACCCCCACACCTGAGACGGAGGAgtccaggcagggccaggagggtgCAGAGAAACTGGGTGGCCACGGGAAGAATGCAGCATTCCAGCTCAACCG AATCCCACTGGTGAACCTGTGA
- the PIANP gene encoding PILR alpha-associated neural protein isoform X3 produces MPPLLSRIHSLQLWHLLLVVLAVPPPGTWSLRSRGPAAPRPLCTRRSPSAPRSICIWERTSQPERDSRSDSGSDSRSAVPRQRALPVRGAELRHVVRLRRQAAGARPATPSGFEDGMPSSQYPWAIVWGPTVSDEDGGDTNSANPGFPPLGYTFVSPHGMATAQPNSHSLLHNAGLNLRETPATLRPFLFGPRGEGVDPQLYVTITISIIIVLVATGIIFKFCWDRNQKRRRHSGQQSSGRQQESQQPLTDLSPTTVSILGPYGDPLTPTPETEESRQGQEGAEKLGGHGKNAAFQLNRIPLVNL; encoded by the exons ATGCCTCCACTCCTCTCCCGCATCcactccctgcagctgtggcatCTCCTCCTCGTCGTCTTGGCCGTCCCTCCTCCTGGCACATGGTCTCTTCGCTCTCGGGGCCCCGCAGCCCCTCGGCCTCTTTGCACCCGCCGCAGCCCCTCGGCCCCACGGTCCATTTGCATCTGGGAAAGGACCTCACAGCCGGAGCGGGATTCCCGCTCGGATTCCGGCTCGGATTCCCGCTCGGCCGTGCCGCGCCAGCGGGCGCTGCCCGTGCGGGGAGCGGAGCTGCGGCACGTGGTGCGGCTGAGGCGCCAGGCCGCGGGCGCCCGGCCCGCCACGCCCTCGGGCTTCGAGGACGGCATGCCCTCCTCCCAGTACCCCTGGGCCATCGTGTGGGGTCCCACGGTGTCGGATGAGGACGGAGGGGACACAAACTCAGCCAACCCGGGCTTCCCGCCGCTGGGATACACCTTCGTCTCGCCGCACGGGATGGCGACGGCGCAGCCCAACTCCCACTCGCTCCTGCACAACGCGGGGCTCAACCTGCGCGAGACCCCGGCCACCCTGCGGCCCTTCCTGTTCGGGCCCCGGGGGGAAG GTGTGGACCCCCAGCTGTACGTCACCATCACCATCTCCATAATCATTGTCCTGGTTGCCACTGGAATCATATTCAAGTTCTG CTGGGACCGAAATCAGAAGCGCCGGCGTCACTcggggcagcagagcagtgggaggcagcaggagagccAGCAGCCCCTCACAGACCTCTCCCCCACCACCGTCAGCATCCTGGGGCCCTACGGCGACCCCCTGACCCCCACACCTGAGACGGAGGAgtccaggcagggccaggagggtgCAGAGAAACTGGGTGGCCACGGGAAGAATGCAGCATTCCAGCTCAACCG AATCCCACTGGTGAACCTGTGA